The Tenrec ecaudatus isolate mTenEca1 chromosome 9, mTenEca1.hap1, whole genome shotgun sequence genome window below encodes:
- the LOC142456292 gene encoding small ribosomal subunit protein eS12-like has translation MAEEGIAAGGVMDVNIALQEVLKTALIHDGLARGIHEAAKALDKRQAHLCVLASNCDEPMYVKLVEALCAEHQINLIKVDDNKKLGEWVGLCKTDREGKPRKVVGCSCVVVKDYGKESQAKDVIEEYFKCKK, from the coding sequence ATGGCCGAGGAAGGCATTGCTGCTGGAGGTGTAATGGACGTTAACATTGCATTACAAGAGGTGCTGAAGACCGCCCTCATCCACGATGGCCTAGCACGTGGAATCCACGAAGCTGCCAAAGCCTTAGACAAGCGCCAAGCTCATCTTTGTGTGCTTGCATCCAACTGTGATGAGCCGATGTATGTCAAGCTGGTGGAGGCCCTGTGTGCTGAACACCAGATCAACCTCATTAAGGTTGATGACAACAAGAAACTAGGAGAGTGGGTGGGCCTCtgcaaaactgacagagaaggaaaaCCCCGGAAAGTGGTTGGTTGCAGTTGTGTGGTTGTTAAGGACTATGGCAAAGAATCTCAAGCCAAGGATGTTATTGAAGAATACTTTAAATGCAAAAAATGA